A stretch of Castanea sativa cultivar Marrone di Chiusa Pesio chromosome 2, ASM4071231v1 DNA encodes these proteins:
- the LOC142623236 gene encoding cation/H(+) antiporter 15-like — MAELQKQYNETNSSIICYAPSMITTNGIWQGDNPLDYSLPLFILQLTMVVVTTRVLVFLLKPLRQPRVISEVLGGVILGPSVLGRSATYAKAIFPLRSVMVVETLANMGLLYFLFLVGVEMDITVIRRTGKKSLAIAVSGMVLPFVVGAVFSFFLYKPNGSMKLGTYILFFSVAVSVTSFPVLARILTELKLINSEIGKIALSSALVNDMCAWILLAFAIALSDNDNASLASLWVILSSILFVVFCILVVRPAISWMIQRTPDGETISEFYICLILTGVMISGFITDAIGTHSVFGAFVFGLVIPNGPVGVTLMEKLEDFVSGLLLPLFFAISGLKTDVFTIRDASTSGYVILVVFLSCSGKVIGTLLISLFYRMTVREGVTLGFLMNTKGLVELIVLNVGRDQQVLDVQSFSIMVVAAIIMTAIVMPIVTTIYTPARRFLPYKRRTIQSSKPDAEFRVLVCIHNPRNVPTIINLLEASHPTKRSPICIYALHLVELTGRASAMLIVHNTQKSGRQALNRTQAQSDHIINAFENYEQHADCVSVSPLTAISPYSSMHEDICNLAEDKRVGLIIIPFHKQQTVDGGMEATNPAHQMVNKKVLTNAPCSVGILVDRGLNGSTRLAANSVSHHIAVLFFGGPDDREALFYAWRMSEHPGVRITVLRLITGEDAIDPAERNSGTSIRKSEHTGISYKLLRFFHEREKKLDEDLVKKFQIHTSNNESIMYTEKVVNNGEDTVAAIRSIESSHDLFIVGRGQGMTSPLTAGLTDWSECPELGAIGDLLASSDFASTVSVLVVQQFVGTEPQEDDLEVELGSTRDSTLDGEGPSDEQYQQMNRRQTPPPRGQNAFSPYTTDTS, encoded by the exons ATGGCAGAATTACAAAAACAATATAACGAAACAAACAGCTCAATAATATGCTATGCGCCGAGCATGATAACAACAAATGGTATATGGCAAGGCGATAACCCTTTAGAttattctctccctctcttcatTTTGCAATTGACAATGGTCGTTGTTACTACTCGTGTTCTGGTTTTCCTCCTCAAACCCCTTCGCCAACCTCGTGTTATCTCTGAAGTTTTG GGTGGAGTGATATTGGGTCCATCAGTGCTTGGAAGGAGCGCAACCTATGCCAAAGCAATTTTTCCTCTAAGAAGTGTGATGGTGGTTGAGACATTGGCAAATATGGGTCTCCTTTACTTCCTCTTCCTGGTTGGAGTGGAGATGGATATTACAGTAATCAGGCGAACTGGGAAAAAGTCGTTGGCTATTGCAGTTTCTGGAATGGTCTTACCCTTCGTGGTTGGTGCagtcttctccttctttctttaCAAACCAAATGGTAGCATGAAACTAGGGACTTACATCCTATTCTTTAGTGTTGCCGTCTCTGTCACTTCATTCCCAGTGCTTGCTCGAATCCTTACAGAGCTTAAACTCATAAATTCGGAGATTGGCAAGATTGCTTTATCATCAGCTCTTGTCAATGACATGTGTGCTTGGATTCTATTAGCTTTTGCTATTGCCCTGTCTGATAATGATAATGCTTCTTTGGCTTCCCTCTGGGTGATACTGTCAAGCATATTATTTGTTGTCTTTTGCATTCTTGTTGTCCGTCCAGCAATCTCATGGATGATCCAGAGAACCCCAGACGGAGAGACCATCAGTGAGTTCTATATATGTCTCATTCTCACTGGGGTTATGATCTCGGGCTTTATTACAGATGCCATTGGAACACATTCTGTGTTTGGAGCTTTTGTGTTTGGTCTTGTAATTCCAAATGGACCAGTTGGAGTTACTCTCATGGAAAAGCTTGAGGACTTTGTTTCGGGGCTTCTGCTCCCTCTCTTCTTTGCCATTAGCGGGCTGAAGACTGATGTATTCACTATCAGGGATGCCAGCACCTCGGGATATGTAATCCTAGTCGTTTTTCTTTCATGTTCTGGCAAAGTTATAGGAACTCTCCTTATATCACTCTTTTACCGGATGACTGTACGTGAAGGCGTTACTCTTGGTTTCCTCATGAACACCAAGGGCCTTGTTGAATTGATTGTGCTGAATGTTGGAAGGGACCAACAG GTGTTAGATGTTCAATCATTTTCAATCATGGTAGTTGCAGCTATAATTATGACTGCAATAGTCATGCCCATTGTAACAACAATTTACACACCGGCAAGGAGGTTCTTACCATACAAAAGGCGAACAATCCAAAGTTCGAAACCAGATGCAGAATTTCGAGTACTTGTGTGCATTCACAACCCTCGAAATGTCCCAACAATCATCAACCTCCTTGAAGCGTCTCACCCCACCAAAAGATCTCCAATATGCATCTATGCGCTCCACTTGGTTGAACTCACGGGTCGTGCATCTGCCATGCTTATAGTCCATAATACCCAGAAATCAGGTCGACAAGCCCTTAACCGGACTCAAGCTCAGTCCGACCATATCATCAATGCATTCGAGAACTATGAGCAGCATGCTGATTGTGTGTCTGTCAGCCCCCTCACTGCGATTTCCCCTTACTCTAGCATGCACGAAGACATCTGCAATTTAGCTGAAGACAAACGAGTCGGCCTGATAATCATCCCTTTCCACAAACAACAAACCGTTGATGGAGGCATGGAAGCTACAAATCCGGCCCATCAAATGGTGAACAAGAAGGTACTTACAAATGCACCTTGCTCAGTTGGAATTCTTGTTGACAGAGGCCTAAATGGATCCACACGCTTGGCTGCAAACTCAGTATCTCACCACATAGCTGTGCTATTCTTTGGTGGACCAGATGATAGAGAAGCATTATTCTATGCATGGAGGATGTCCGAACATCCTGGAGTAAGAATTACAGTATTGAGGCTCATTACTGGTGAGGATGCAATTGATCCTGCAGAACGGAACTCTGGAACTAGCATTAGGAAGTCCGAACATACTGGAATAAGCTATAAATTATTGCGGTTCTTTCATG aaagagagaagaaactGGACGAAGATCTTGTAAAGAAGTTCCAAATCCATACCTCCAACAATGAATCAATCATGTATACAGAGAAAGTGGTGAATAACGGGGAGGATACCGTGGCGGCCATAAGGTCAATAGAAAGTAGTCATGACCTGTTTATTGTTGGGAGAGGACAAGGAATGACTTCACCACTCACAGCAGGACTAACTGATTGGAGTGAGTGCCCTGAGCTGGGTGCTATAGGTGATTTGTTAGCTTCATCAGATTTTGCATCCACTGTTTCGGTTTTGGTGGTGCAACAGTTTGTTGGGACGGAGCCACAAGAGGATGACCTTGAGGTTGAGCTTGGCAGTACGCGTGATAGCACGCTTGATGGCGAGGGACCTTCCGATGAGCAATATCAGCAAATGAACCGGCGTCAAACACCGCCGCCAAGGGGACAAAATGCATTTAGCCCATATACTACTGATACTAGCTAG